The segment GCATGTAAGGCCCGGTGATCTTATCGTGGGCTCTGACTCACACACATGTGCATATGGTTCCCTTGGTGCTTTCTCTACCGGTGTCGGATCGACCGATATGGCAGCAGTTTTCGCATCCGGAAAGCTCTGGTTCAAGGTTCCTGACACGATCAGGTTCGAGGTTAACGGAAAGCTTCCAAAAAATGTCTATTCCAAGGATCTCATCCTGCACCTGATCGGCGATGTCGGTGCAGAGGGCGCCAGGTACATGGCAGCTGAATATGCCGGTTCCGCCATCGAGGATCTTTCGATCTCAGAACGTATGACAGTTTCCAATATGGCAATTGAAATGGGTGGAAAAGCAGGTATCATCGAACCGGACAAGGTAACAGAGGCATACCTCCAGGAGCGTATTCCTGATTACAAGCTGGATCCATACTGGAAATCCGATGATGAAGCAGAATATGCAGAGTTCCATGACTACGATGTATCTGATCTTGAACCACAGGTCGCATGTCCTCACAATGTTGACAATGTGAAGCCGGTAACCGAAGTTGAAGGTACTAAGCTTGACCAGATCTTTGTTGGTTCCTGTACCAACGGTCGCTTTGAGGATATCAAGATCGTGGCTGAGATGATGGGTGATGAACCAGTCGCAAAAGGCGTACGTCTGCTTATCATTCCTGCATCAAGGACAGAATACATGAAGGTACTGCGTGCAGGATACGTAGAACAGTTCATGGAAGCTGGTGCAATGGTCGAGTCCCCATGCTGTGGTCCATGTATGGGCGGGTCCTTTGGTCTGCTCGGTGATGGCGAGGTCGGTCTGGCAACATCCAACCGTAACTTCAAGGGACGTGAAGGTAGTCCGGAATCATTCGTATATCTTAGTTCACCTGCAACCGCTGCAGCATCTGCACTTACAGGCGAGATAACTGATCCAAGAAAGATCTGAGAGTTACCTCTCAGTTCTCTTTTTTTATTTGGTGACCAAAACAGATATATCTGAATATTGATTACTGAGTCAAGACGTTGGATTATAAACCAACATGATTCCGTCATATTTTGTAGGATTACAAGCCAACGTCACATTGCTTCTTATCCTTAGAATCATTATCTTCTTAAAAAAGAAAGCTGATCCGTTATTTCTGGAACAGCTGTTTGATTATGTCTCTTGCACTGAGTATTCCTATCGGTCGGTAGGAAGCACCTACGGTCTCTTCGGACATGACGATCAGGCGGTGTACTTTTTTATCAACCATCAGGTCTGCAGCATCATGAACGGTGGAGGATGGGCTTATCGTTTCTACTGAGTCGGACATAATGTCTTCAACTGAAGATATCTCCCAGTTCTTGTCCTTCATTTTGCGTAGGATATCTACATCAGATATGACGCCAAAGGTTTCACCGTTCTCTTCTATAGCCACTATGGCAGAGACATTATTGTCTGCCATTGTCCTGGCTATTTCAACAGCATTTGATTCCATCGGTACCGTTACTACTCCTCTTGTCATAACGTCTTTGACCTGCATGTTTTCTGCTATCAATTTCCTTCCTCCTTATTATCTCCGGAATATTCAGTGTTTAGTATTCAGCGTTCGATACCTACAGCATATGGTTACTGTTACAATATTTATTTTTGAAGAACTAGGTATAAATAAGCATCGGGTAATTGAAATCCTTTTTAAAGGAGTAGCACAATAGCTAAGTTATCCGATCCTAGGTTCCGGAAAAATGTTTAATAATTAAATTTACAACAAAAAAATGTTTATAATGGAGTTTTCCCAATGGCTGATGCAGATATGTCTGTCCTGAACGAAGTATTTGATGTGATAATGGATCGCAAGAACAATCCTGTTGAGGGATCATACGTTTGTTCTCTTCTTGAACACAGGAAAGGGATCAATAAGATCCTTGAAAAAGTGGGTGAAGAGACTGCAGAAACGATCCTTGCTGTAAAGGACGATGACAAAAAAGAGATCATCTACGAGACTTCTGACCTTTTGTTCCATCTTCTTGTCATGCTGGCGGCAACAGGTGTAAGCCTTGAAGATATCTCTGAAGAAATGAAAAAAAGAAGGCATTAAGGTCGTATCAGTATACGACCAATTCATGCAATACGTCTGTTTTTGAAATCATTCCTTTTGGAACTCCCTCAACTGTGACAATTAGTCTGCCGATGTTGTGATCATCGAACATTTTCACAGCATCACTGAGGGACGATTCGCCGTCTATTGTGATGATGTTCTTCGTCATGATATCTTTTACTTTGAGGTTGATCTTGCCACTTGCAAGAGTTTCCCCGATATCCATGAAAGTTGCTATGCCTACTATCCTTCCATGCTCTTCTACCGGAGCACCATGTATCTTATTTTTGATAAATACACGTGCAGCTTCCTGAATGGTTGCGTTTGCATCGACCGAGATCGTATCTTTCTTTATATAATGCTTAACTGACTTCTTTGGCAGGGAAACCATTTCGGTTATCTTGAACAGTAACAGATTTTCTGTATCATCTCGTCCAACTACCTCTCCCCTTACTATCAGGCGGTTTACCGGTGTGGGTCCTACCTGAACAAGGTCTCCTCCGGCGAATTCCTTGATATTTCCTAGCACTTTCAGTCTGCCGCTGCACATTTCAGGATGCCTTACTGTTGTAAAACTGATCTCTGCAACAGTAGCTCCCTTGACCATGTCCTCATTTCTGTATAGTGGAACTTCGGCTTCCTTGTCCATGGATGTAACATTCAGTGCTTCATATGCTGCACCTGTAGCGCGATAACCGCCTTTTGGACCGGGTACACCTTCGACTAGTCCCAGCATCTTGAGTGATTGCATCTGGTTCCTTACGGTACCGGGGTTCCTGTCTATAAGCTCAGCGATCTCTTCGCCTTTTACTGCTGAATCCTTCTGACGTTGAAGGTTGATCAATTCGATAATTATCTCTTTTTGAATAGGTGTAAGTTCCATGAGATCACCGTTTTCTTTCGATAAACTTACTCAAAAGAACTATATATACATGTTGTAGGATTTGAAATGGATGATAATGAAAAATACTTCTCAAGGAACAAAACTATATAGCTTACGAGAGTTTCAGCCTGAATATAAAAGGTAAAAATTATGATATTTGAGAAGATTCACACTGTCCCTACTTCTGATGAACTTATAGACAAGGCATTTCGAAGAGCTACGCGTGCAAAAGCAGGCAAGACCGTAAGGGACAAGGATAGTGCCATGAGGGCGCATGAATCAATGATCATGACCTCCGGTAACATTCTTTCTGATAACCTGTCGAACATTGTCAGGCGTTTCCCGAATTTTGATGACCTCCCTGAATTCTATTATGAGCTCGCTGACATAGTGGTAGGTGTTGATGATCTTCGTCAGGCCCTTGGTGGGGTTGACTGGGCAAGTAACAAGCTCCATGAGATATCCAGGGAGTATGTTGGTAAGATCCGTAGTAGCAAGGATCCTGTTTCAACACGTAAAGAGGCATTTGGACGTATGGGATCTATAATGTCAACTGTCAGCAAACACCTCGTTTTCCTGAACGAGGCCCGCAATCTGCTGAGGACGCTTCCTGATGTGCGTGATGAGCCTACCATTGTTGTGGCCGGCTATCCGAACGTGGGAAAATCCAGCTTTGTTTCAATGATCACCGGTGCAAGTCCTGAAGTTGCATCCTATCCTTTCACAACTAAAGGTGTTCTGATCGGTCATTTCATGCGAGGTCTTGAACGTTATCAGGTGATCGATACTCCTGGTCTTCTGGACAGGCCGATGGCTGAACGAAATGATGTTGAAAGGCAGGCAGTAACTGCTATTAAATACCTGGATGCTGTTGTGCTCTTTATCCTCGATGCAAGTGAGACATGCGGTTATGAGATTGAAGACCAGAAGCGCTTGCTGGATGAAGTTGTCCAGAACTTTGAACTGCCGGTCTACGTGGTGGCGAACAAATCTGATCATCCAAGGTTCGAACTGCCTGAATTTGTAGATGTGAAAATGTCTACTGCTACTGGTGAGAACATTGATTCCATTGTAGACAAGCTTGTCGAAATGATCGACGAGAACAAAAAAGAAAATGAAGATGATCAGTCTCTCTTTGACTGATTAAAGTACTTTTTTCATGATCTCAAGTGCCCTGTTGATATCCTCCATGGATGTGGCATAAGAGATCCTTATATAACCGTCACCGTTCTGTCCAAAGGCAGTTCCGGGTACTACTACAACACCGTTTGATATCAATTTTGTAGCAACTTCTGCACTGTCATCCACCTTTGGGAACATGTAAAATGCACCTTTTGGTGTTTCACATTCCATTCCAAGCTCATTGAGACCTTTA is part of the Methanococcoides orientis genome and harbors:
- a CDS encoding 3-isopropylmalate dehydratase large subunit, which translates into the protein MANSNDHPMTISEKIFSKASGKPVKAGEFVLANIDRAMTHDITGPLAVEGFYDIMRDKEEKKVWDPSKIVIVFDHQVPADSLHASANHIMLRKFAKEQDILNYDVYEGVCHQVMPEMGHVRPGDLIVGSDSHTCAYGSLGAFSTGVGSTDMAAVFASGKLWFKVPDTIRFEVNGKLPKNVYSKDLILHLIGDVGAEGARYMAAEYAGSAIEDLSISERMTVSNMAIEMGGKAGIIEPDKVTEAYLQERIPDYKLDPYWKSDDEAEYAEFHDYDVSDLEPQVACPHNVDNVKPVTEVEGTKLDQIFVGSCTNGRFEDIKIVAEMMGDEPVAKGVRLLIIPASRTEYMKVLRAGYVEQFMEAGAMVESPCCGPCMGGSFGLLGDGEVGLATSNRNFKGREGSPESFVYLSSPATAAASALTGEITDPRKI
- a CDS encoding CBS domain-containing protein — translated: MIAENMQVKDVMTRGVVTVPMESNAVEIARTMADNNVSAIVAIEENGETFGVISDVDILRKMKDKNWEISSVEDIMSDSVETISPSSTVHDAADLMVDKKVHRLIVMSEETVGASYRPIGILSARDIIKQLFQK
- the hisE gene encoding phosphoribosyl-ATP diphosphatase, whose translation is MADADMSVLNEVFDVIMDRKNNPVEGSYVCSLLEHRKGINKILEKVGEETAETILAVKDDDKKEIIYETSDLLFHLLVMLAATGVSLEDISEEMKKRRH
- a CDS encoding CBS domain-containing protein, with protein sequence MELTPIQKEIIIELINLQRQKDSAVKGEEIAELIDRNPGTVRNQMQSLKMLGLVEGVPGPKGGYRATGAAYEALNVTSMDKEAEVPLYRNEDMVKGATVAEISFTTVRHPEMCSGRLKVLGNIKEFAGGDLVQVGPTPVNRLIVRGEVVGRDDTENLLLFKITEMVSLPKKSVKHYIKKDTISVDANATIQEAARVFIKNKIHGAPVEEHGRIVGIATFMDIGETLASGKINLKVKDIMTKNIITIDGESSLSDAVKMFDDHNIGRLIVTVEGVPKGMISKTDVLHELVVY
- a CDS encoding NOG1 family protein, translating into MIFEKIHTVPTSDELIDKAFRRATRAKAGKTVRDKDSAMRAHESMIMTSGNILSDNLSNIVRRFPNFDDLPEFYYELADIVVGVDDLRQALGGVDWASNKLHEISREYVGKIRSSKDPVSTRKEAFGRMGSIMSTVSKHLVFLNEARNLLRTLPDVRDEPTIVVAGYPNVGKSSFVSMITGASPEVASYPFTTKGVLIGHFMRGLERYQVIDTPGLLDRPMAERNDVERQAVTAIKYLDAVVLFILDASETCGYEIEDQKRLLDEVVQNFELPVYVVANKSDHPRFELPEFVDVKMSTATGENIDSIVDKLVEMIDENKKENEDDQSLFD